The Cellulosimicrobium cellulans genome contains the following window.
CCCCGGTCCCGCTGGCGCGCCGCGGTGCGACTCCCCGGGTGCCGGGACCGCGGTCGGTCTCGACATCGGCGGGACCAAGGTGCTCGCCGCGTTCCTCGGGCCTGACGGCGTCGCGCGGGAGACCCTGCGCCTGCCGACGGTGCGCGGGCCGCAGGGCGTCGTGTCCAGCGCGGCCCGAGCCGTCCGCGAGGTGGTGCGACGCGCGGGTGCGGAGCTCGCGGAGGTGGACGGTGTCGGCGTCGGCGTGCCGGGGCTGGTGGACCCGGAGGACGGCTCGGTCATGCACGCCGTCAACCTCGGCATCGAGGGCGGGCGCTTCGCGCTCGCCGAGGCGCTGTCGGCGGAGCTCGGCGGTCTCCCGGTCCAGGTCGACAACGACCTCAACGTCGCCGCGCTCGGTGCCTCGCACCTGCGCGGAGACGACGGGTCGGACCTCGCGTTCCTCGCGCTGGGCACCGGCCTCGCCGCCGGGATCGTGCTCGGTGGCGAGCTGCGCCGGGGTGTGAGCGGTGCGGCAGGGGAGATCGGTCACATCCCGATCGACCCGCACGGTCCCGAGTGCGCGTGCGGCCAGCGCGGGTGCGTCGAGGTCTACGCCTCCGGCTCCGCGGTGTCCGCCCGGTGGCCGTCGCGCCACGGCCGGCCCGCTCCCGCGGAGCTGTTCGAGGCGGCCGCCGCGGGCGACCCGGAGGCGATCCGGATCAAGGACGAGTTCGCGTCCGCCGTCGCCTCCGCGGTGCGGATCCTGGAGCTCACGGTCGACGTCCGGCACGTCGTCCTCGGCGGCGGTGTGTCCGCCCTGGGGCAGCCGCTCCTCGACGCCGTGCGCGCCGCGCTCGACGCGCAGTCGAGCACGTCCCCGTTCCTGTCCTCGTTGCGTCTCGCCGAGCGGGTCTCGCTCGCTCCGGCGGACGTACCCGTCGCCGCGGTGGGCGCTGCCCTCGTCGGCCGTCGAAAGGTGAAGTGATGGAGGTCGTGATCGCTCCTGCGGAGCGGTTGGCGGTGCTGGCTGCGGACGCGATCGAGGAGGTGGTGCGGTCGCGGCCGGAGGCGGTGCTGGGGCTGGCGACGGGTTCCTCGCCGCTGAAGGTGTACGACGAGCTGGCGCGCCGTCACCGTGAGGACGGGTTGTCGTTCGCGGGCGTGCGGGCGTTCATGCTCGACGAGTACGTGGGCCTGCCCGCGGAGCACCCCGAGCGGTACCGGAACGTGATCGAGACGGAGATCGCCTCGCGGGTGGACTTCGCCCCGGGCGCGGTGCAGGGCCCGGACGGGAACGCCGAGGACCTGGTCGCGGCGTGCGCGGCGTACGAGGAGTCGATCGCGGGGGCCGGGGGTGTGGACCTGCAGATCCTGGGGATCGGGACGGACGGGCACATCGCGTTCAACGAGCCGGGGTCGAGCCTGGCGTCGCGCACGCGGATCAAGACGTTGACGGCGCAGACGCGTGAGGACAACGCGCGGTTCTTCGGCGACGACGTGGACCGGGTGCCGCGGCACTGCCTGACGCAGGGGCTCGCGACGATCATGTCGGCGCGGCACCTGGTGCTGCTGGCGACGGGCAAGGGCAAGGCGGAGGCGGTGCACCAGCTCGTGGAGGGCCCGATCTCGGCGCTGTGGCCCGCGACGATCATGCAGATGCACCCGCACGCGACGGTGCTGGTCGACGACGCGGCGGCCTCGCGCCTGCAGCTCGGGGACTACTACCGCCAGACGTACGCGTCCAAGCCGGACTGGCAGGGCCTGTAGCCGATCTGCCGATGAACTCTCGCGGGCCGTCGCCCGCGAGGCACAACCGCCCGCCGGCGCGCGGTCCACGCCCCTGGACCGCCGCGCCGGCGGGCTCTCGTCGTCGTCGGGTCGAGGCGGGGGAGGCACCCGCGGACGGCGCCGCGCCGCACGGGTGTCGGCGCACCGACGTAGACTTCCCCCCATGATCGAACTCCGTGCGAGCACGCCCCCCGGGGGTCCTGAGGACCCGTTCCGGAACCCCGCGACCGAGCCGACGACCGGCACGTCGACCGGGGTGCTCGAGCGCGAGGAGACGCGCGAGCAGACCGAGCCGGGCGACCACGAACGCTTCGCGCACTACGTGCGCAAGGAGAAGATCATGGAGTCCGCGCTCTCCGGCAAGCCGGTGATCGCGCTGTGCGGCAAGGTGTGGGTGCCCGGCCGCGACCCGAAGAAGTTCCCCGTGTGCCCCACGTGCAAGGAGATCTACGACGGTCTGCGCGACCCGCAGGACGGCGAGGGTGACTCCGGCAAGTGAGCGGGGAGCACCAGACGACGTCCACCGGTCACTCCGTCCCCGACACCCGTAGCAGGACCACACCGCCCGCGCCGCAGAGCCCGTCGTCGGCAGCGGCGTCGCACCTCTCGCCCGCGTTCCCGCGCCGTGCCCCGTGGGGCTCGGCGTCGAAGCTGCGCGCCTGGCAGGCGGAGGCCCTCGAGCTCTACCGCACGCGCGCGCCGCGCGACTTCCTCGCCGTCGCGACCCCCGGCGCGGGCAAGACGACGTTCGCGCTGCGCGTCGCGACGGAGCTCCTGGAGCAGGGCGTGGTGCGGCGGGTGACCGTCGTCGCACCGACCGAGCACCTCAAGCACCAGTGGGCCGACGCCGCCGCGCGCGTCGGCATCCGCATCGACCCGAACTTCCGCAACAGCCAGGGGCGGCACGGCGCCCACTACGACGGTGTCGCGCTGACCTACGCGCAGATCGCCGCCAAGCCCGCCCTGCACGCGGCCCGCACGACCGCCGACCGCACGCTCGTCATCCTCGACGAGGTGCACCACGGCGGCGACGCGCTGTCGTGGGGCGACGCGGTGCGCGAGGCGTTCGAGGACGCGACGCGCCGCCTCGCCCTCACGGGGACGCCGTTCCGCTCCGACACCGCGGCGATCCCGTTCGTCGAGTACGAGCGCGGCCCCGACGGCATCCGCCGGTCGCGTGCGGACTACACGTACGGCTACGGCGACGCGCTGCGCGACCACGTCGTGCGCCCCGTGCTCTTCCTGTCGTACTCCGGCAACATGCGCTGGCGCACGAAGGCCGGCGACGAGGTGAGCGCACGCCTCGGCGAGGCGCTCACCAAGGACATGACCGGCCAGGCGTGGCGCACCGCGCTCGACCCGAACGGCGAGTGGATCCCGTCGGTCCTCGCGGCCGCGGACAAGCGCCTCACCGAGGTACGGCGCGCGATCCCGGACGCCGGTGGCCTGGTCATCGCGACCGACCAGACCGACGCGCGCGCCTACGCGGGACACCTCGCCCGGATCACCGGGAGATCGCCGACGGTCGTCCTCTC
Protein-coding sequences here:
- a CDS encoding ROK family protein, with the protein product MSDLSTAASLNGEAAAALAGRPGPAGAPRCDSPGAGTAVGLDIGGTKVLAAFLGPDGVARETLRLPTVRGPQGVVSSAARAVREVVRRAGAELAEVDGVGVGVPGLVDPEDGSVMHAVNLGIEGGRFALAEALSAELGGLPVQVDNDLNVAALGASHLRGDDGSDLAFLALGTGLAAGIVLGGELRRGVSGAAGEIGHIPIDPHGPECACGQRGCVEVYASGSAVSARWPSRHGRPAPAELFEAAAAGDPEAIRIKDEFASAVASAVRILELTVDVRHVVLGGGVSALGQPLLDAVRAALDAQSSTSPFLSSLRLAERVSLAPADVPVAAVGAALVGRRKVK
- the nagB gene encoding glucosamine-6-phosphate deaminase produces the protein MEVVIAPAERLAVLAADAIEEVVRSRPEAVLGLATGSSPLKVYDELARRHREDGLSFAGVRAFMLDEYVGLPAEHPERYRNVIETEIASRVDFAPGAVQGPDGNAEDLVAACAAYEESIAGAGGVDLQILGIGTDGHIAFNEPGSSLASRTRIKTLTAQTREDNARFFGDDVDRVPRHCLTQGLATIMSARHLVLLATGKGKAEAVHQLVEGPISALWPATIMQMHPHATVLVDDAAASRLQLGDYYRQTYASKPDWQGL
- a CDS encoding DUF3039 domain-containing protein; this encodes MIELRASTPPGGPEDPFRNPATEPTTGTSTGVLEREETREQTEPGDHERFAHYVRKEKIMESALSGKPVIALCGKVWVPGRDPKKFPVCPTCKEIYDGLRDPQDGEGDSGK
- a CDS encoding DEAD/DEAH box helicase, which produces MSGEHQTTSTGHSVPDTRSRTTPPAPQSPSSAAASHLSPAFPRRAPWGSASKLRAWQAEALELYRTRAPRDFLAVATPGAGKTTFALRVATELLEQGVVRRVTVVAPTEHLKHQWADAAARVGIRIDPNFRNSQGRHGAHYDGVALTYAQIAAKPALHAARTTADRTLVILDEVHHGGDALSWGDAVREAFEDATRRLALTGTPFRSDTAAIPFVEYERGPDGIRRSRADYTYGYGDALRDHVVRPVLFLSYSGNMRWRTKAGDEVSARLGEALTKDMTGQAWRTALDPNGEWIPSVLAAADKRLTEVRRAIPDAGGLVIATDQTDARAYAGHLARITGRSPTVVLSDDDGASSRIEEFSDGDGRWMVAVRMVSEGVDVPRLAVGVYATSTATPLFFAQAVGRFVRARKRGETASVFLPSVPHLLELANGLEIERDHALDRPLTAEEQGEGFSPEDALLAEANREDKASGELVQGSFEALEAQASFDRVLFDGGEFGTGADVGSDEELDFLGLPGLLDADQVTTLLRQRQADQLSARSKTTQSAERERSELDHRRAAELRKELQQLVSAWSRRSGQPHGSVHTELRRRCGGPEVPLATVEQLDARVATVRGWFVGKR